Proteins from a genomic interval of Kitasatospora herbaricolor:
- a CDS encoding TIGR04222 domain-containing membrane protein, whose translation MWHTTHLTVLTVLLIAAGLYTVVTFVRARRRSNPADLPGTGIPLLDAAFLAGGPGRVVDTVLVRMHQEGRVIVSRSGLVTVTSNTAYDEVEAALLVAAGDLRQRDLPGLRRAVMTSDAVQRIGDRLAAHGLMLDPALLRRAHSARRLLWLVVLAVPVSTVVGSILAAGRPAAERPVLGGAMALLFAGVVLLVTTRPGRGRITPAGRRQLRQLTGTGWRPRHGVGVASGALLGVVALEGVNAGLPDEELQAAMLAAARPVPVPGSSSSSSSSSCGSGPANWCGSSDPGSSGGSSSCGSSSCGSSSSCGSSSSSCGSSSSSCGSSSSSCGSSSSCGGGSSCGS comes from the coding sequence ATGTGGCACACCACGCACCTCACCGTCCTCACCGTGCTGCTGATCGCCGCCGGCCTGTACACCGTCGTGACCTTCGTCCGGGCCCGGCGCCGGTCCAACCCGGCCGACCTGCCCGGCACCGGGATCCCGCTGCTGGACGCGGCGTTCCTGGCCGGCGGGCCCGGCCGGGTGGTCGACACCGTGCTGGTCCGGATGCACCAGGAGGGCCGGGTGATCGTCTCGCGCAGCGGGCTGGTCACGGTCACCTCCAACACCGCGTACGACGAGGTGGAGGCCGCGCTGCTGGTGGCGGCCGGCGACCTGCGCCAGCGCGACCTGCCCGGCCTGCGCCGGGCGGTGATGACCTCCGACGCCGTCCAGCGGATCGGCGACCGGCTCGCCGCGCACGGGCTGATGCTCGACCCGGCCCTGCTGCGCCGGGCCCACTCGGCCCGCCGGCTGCTCTGGCTGGTGGTGCTGGCCGTCCCGGTCAGCACGGTCGTCGGCTCGATCCTGGCGGCCGGCCGGCCGGCCGCCGAACGGCCGGTGCTGGGCGGGGCGATGGCACTGCTGTTCGCCGGTGTCGTCCTGCTGGTGACGACCCGGCCGGGCCGGGGCCGGATCACCCCGGCGGGCCGTCGCCAGCTCCGGCAGCTGACCGGCACCGGCTGGCGGCCCCGGCACGGCGTGGGCGTCGCGAGCGGCGCGCTGCTCGGCGTGGTCGCCCTGGAGGGCGTGAACGCCGGCCTGCCGGACGAGGAGCTGCAGGCGGCGATGCTGGCCGCGGCGCGGCCGGTCCCCGTCCCCGGCTCCTCGTCGTCCTCGTCCTCGTCCAGCTGCGGCTCCGGGCCGGCCAACTGGTGCGGCTCCTCGGACCCGGGCTCCTCCGGCGGGTCGTCGAGCTGCGGTTCGTCCAGCTGCGGCTCGTCCAGCAGCTGCGGGTCCTCCTCGTCGAGCTGCGGCTCCTCCTCCAGCAGCTGCGGGTCGAGCTCCAGCAGTTGCGGCTCCTCCTCCAGCTGCGGCGGCGGGTCGAGCTGCGGCTCCTGA
- a CDS encoding GNAT family N-acetyltransferase, which yields MTLTIRDFTPADAEAAAAAHRAGRPHLVLTAEVFAWLPEHLPAAQHYRTFVAEIDGRVVGSVRCGRVIDTSAEGIAYANGSVLPGFRRRGAFTALLATAERHLAEHGATEVHSWVDDEPEARAFAAGRGYREGRTAHFARRDLTAPLPPVPVHPAGVELRTAADFQDDPYPLFVVDADAGRDEPGEVDIDRADYQDWLDGVWSRPDLDRDLTVVALVDGSPAAFSAAHTDGESRYWSAFTACRREFRGRGLATLAKVRSLHLARAAGLTEAFTSNDATNAPMLAINERLGYRRCASERKFVKQLTA from the coding sequence ATGACTCTGACGATTCGTGATTTCACCCCCGCCGACGCCGAGGCGGCCGCCGCCGCCCACCGCGCGGGCCGCCCGCACCTGGTCCTGACCGCCGAGGTGTTCGCCTGGCTGCCGGAGCACCTGCCGGCCGCCCAGCACTACCGCACCTTCGTGGCCGAGATCGACGGCCGGGTGGTCGGCAGCGTGCGCTGCGGGCGGGTGATCGACACCAGCGCCGAGGGCATCGCGTACGCCAACGGCAGCGTGCTCCCCGGGTTCCGCCGCCGCGGCGCCTTCACCGCGCTGCTGGCCACCGCCGAGCGGCATCTCGCCGAGCACGGTGCGACCGAGGTGCACAGCTGGGTCGACGACGAGCCCGAGGCCCGTGCCTTCGCCGCCGGGCGCGGCTACCGCGAGGGCCGGACGGCGCACTTCGCCCGCCGCGACCTCACCGCTCCGCTGCCGCCCGTGCCGGTGCACCCGGCCGGCGTCGAGCTGCGGACGGCCGCCGACTTCCAGGACGACCCGTACCCGCTGTTCGTCGTCGACGCGGACGCCGGGCGGGACGAACCCGGCGAGGTCGACATCGACCGGGCCGACTACCAGGACTGGCTGGACGGCGTCTGGTCCCGCCCCGACCTCGACCGCGACCTCACCGTGGTGGCTCTGGTCGACGGCAGCCCGGCCGCCTTCAGCGCCGCGCACACCGACGGCGAGTCCCGCTACTGGTCGGCCTTCACCGCCTGCCGCCGGGAGTTCCGCGGCCGCGGCCTGGCCACCCTGGCCAAGGTCCGCTCCCTGCACCTGGCCCGGGCCGCCGGCCTGACCGAGGCCTTCACCAGCAACGACGCCACCAACGCCCCGATGCTCGCGATCAACGAGCGGCTCGGCTACCGACGCTGCGCGAGCGAGCGGAAGTTCGTCAAGCAGCTGACGGCCTGA